The following DNA comes from Spirulina major PCC 6313.
GTTTACGATGGCATCGAAGCCGTGATCCGCAATGTGCAAAACCTCACCATCATCGGCCCCAAAGACCACAGTGCCAAGATCTACACCCAGCCCCGCTACGCCGATGTGTTGCGCTTCGACAATTGCCAAGACATCACCCTCAAACGGATTGAGGCGGGGCATTGGCCCGATGAGGGGGATTGTAACGGTGCTGTGTTGCAATTCACAGACTGCGATCGCATCGAACTTGATGATTTAAAGCTTTTCGGCAGTGGAACCTACGGCATTTGGGCCGCGCGGACGAACGAACTCCACTGTCAAGATAGTCAAATCTATGAATGCACCTACGGCATCCTCTACCTCACCGCATGCGAGGACATTCACCTCGAAGACTGTCAATTTTTGAACAATCGCCAATACAACCTCGTTCACGTCGAACGCAGCCGCCAAGTGCAATTTGAAGATTGCCAATTCCGCAATAATCAAGTCCTCGCTCAATGGGATGCCTTTTTTAATGTCGTGGACAGTCCTGCCGTGACCCTCGAAGATTGCCAATTCATCAACAACAGCAGCACCAAATTAATGAATCAGCCGGGAGTATTGCGCCTCGATGATGTGCGGTTTACCGATAATACCTTCACCGATGTGTGAGACGCTGTTCAAAAGTCAAAATGA
Coding sequences within:
- a CDS encoding right-handed parallel beta-helix repeat-containing protein; translation: MGQGITRRQLLWGAIALGSTQLLLTRPSLAARRARITVSTSRELWDAIGSDRTITLRPGVYDLVSIADTLTESSPHIAFEAVYDGIEAVIRNVQNLTIIGPKDHSAKIYTQPRYADVLRFDNCQDITLKRIEAGHWPDEGDCNGAVLQFTDCDRIELDDLKLFGSGTYGIWAARTNELHCQDSQIYECTYGILYLTACEDIHLEDCQFLNNRQYNLVHVERSRQVQFEDCQFRNNQVLAQWDAFFNVVDSPAVTLEDCQFINNSSTKLMNQPGVLRLDDVRFTDNTFTDV